The sequence below is a genomic window from Lycium ferocissimum isolate CSIRO_LF1 chromosome 9, AGI_CSIRO_Lferr_CH_V1, whole genome shotgun sequence.
taatttctttcttgttCGGTTTGAATAGCTTCTTTTTCAATCTATcatacaaattttatattttctattaaacAATAAACAATTAAGCATTCCCAATTATAAACTGCACAAACGAAGAAAAAGTTGGCGTGATTCATGTAAGTTTTCCCAAGTAAacctaatgtttttttttttacaaatattaaaataatataaacaaAGAGTCACAagagttttcaaatattaaaataatataaacaaAGAGTCACAAGAGCATTTAACACACCTTTCTATTGAGACAAGTGTGCGGACGAAGAAATATGCTTTGTCTTTGTCAATTACTCTCTTCGGTCTAATTTATGTGACGTAATAtggtatgaattttttttaaaagtaattttttggaCTTAAAGTTTTAAGGATAtttaatatttgtgtggctaatatttttttagaacttttaattttaaacaaataaCATTTGTTCTATAAGAAGTTTTCATTAAGgatataagataaaaaaaaaattgaagtaaaattatttttaaatataagattgtgctatttttttttaatcaaactaataaataaagaatttaaGTTCTATACATCGTCAGTTGAAGTGTCAAGTGGGCGAGTTCAGCTGAATTTGGACAGGTAATGaattgagttaataaatggACGGGCCAGCTGCAACTCGTCCAAAGGTTACCTGAGTGAAGATGGACTAAGTCAACATGGGTTAGACAATGGGTCACAAATTAACTCGTCAAACTCTTACAAATTTTAGTTTGCTTATTGTTTGttcttttgttatatgtttaattGTCAAATAAAAGCCCcatcccaccccaccccccaccccaaccAGGGGCGGATCCACATGTTGTCGAGGGTGTTCACTCGAACACGCTTGAAAAAATTACGAGTGTATATATGGGTAAATTTTACGTGTTTATGTGcgtatattaacttttgaacacgcgaataaataatatttagcttttttttcttttttttttccaaaaccttttgaatgaaaatcactgGATCCGCCATCGCACGACCACCCACCCCTATGAGTATATCTAACATATCTAAGATAACgtataaaaaagtaaaagtattttaacaaaaaattttgAGGGACAATTTGAACTACATATCTATCCCAAATCAGTTCAACTTTTAAAAGAGCTAAATTGAACGGATCAATATGAGCTAATAAAGGAGTTGACCATTAACCCACACAAACTTAAACAAGTTGAGCAAATCATATTTCTATAGACTAATTAATTTTACTGCCCCTAAGcattaatttctttgttttaatTACATAGGGGGATAGAGGAAAGGGATGACGGGGAAGAAAATTACAAGGTGGAAATCAAATCCACACcaacaaaatgaaaattcaggcagtcaaCCAACTGTAATATTAAGATCCAAACCGCCCTAAGTGTGTAAGAAACATAGAAAATAATGCAAGTCTAAGTTTTGGGATGACCCCCGATTTCTGTAACTATGTTATTAAACAAAGACATTTTAGAGATAGCATCGTTAAGATGCATCTCACTACCCTTTAGAGATAGTACCACTTAGGTCTATCTCAATTTGTACTTGACTATCTTTTATTTCCGTATTTAAGTTATAAAATTCTTCggtttagcaaaaaaaaaaatcctccaaGGTCAACCAATTTCTCTATCTTCCTTGAAAAGTTCCTTTCCATTTCTGCACGTTATCTCTTGTTTGTTccaactttttcttttcccctctctctctctctttggttctttttttctGTTGAATTAAATGAAACTTTAGATTTTTAACTTCCTCAACTTCCCTCACCTGGCCCCCACACCAAGATTCCATGTCCCCGTTTCTTTTCcttcctctatatatatatatatatatatatatatatatcccctcAAACTATAACAAATAAACTtcacaacaaaaagaaaaacacatattCCAAGAACTCCCTcagaacgaaaaaaaaaatcaagaatgaACCAAAGTGAGAATAGATCATCAACAAATGAAGATGTACAAGAAGAGAGCGGATGGACAACTTATTTGGAGGATTTTTCATTAATGAATAACCAAAGGGAAAACTATAGATCATCATGTTATTCTCATGAGGACGATAATCATAGTTTTGGCCATAATTCTTTGTTGTCTGATGCTGCTTCTAATGCTGCATGGAAGAATTATTGTAATACTACAAATTACAATCAAGTAATTGGGAATGAATGCTCTCCCAAGAAGttgaatttgaagaaattaccaagaaacaagaaaatcaatgaTCCTGATTTGGAAGACACTGCTAGCTCACCTGTCAACAGTCCTAAGGTTCTTGTCTTGTTTTATACTTTTATTTATCCTGGTATCTACAGTTGAATTATGTGACTATCTCATCTGAAAAGTTTAAGCGATCAAGAAAGCatatttttttagttatttaataatattatgtttTCAACATGGCTGGTTCGTTTTTGACGGGGCGAAGTTGTGCTTTTTTGGATGATGGGTGCAAATCTGAACTCAGAGCTCTTGCCTGATTtgataccatatatatatatatatatatatatatatatagaaatatagaaatatgttTACTGGCCACTTTTTGATCTTGAACTTAAAAAATAGCAATAAACATGGAGTTTGAATTTCACAGGCCGAACTCATAACAATGTCTGCACGAGTTTCACCTATAGAACTTAAAATTCTATGATAATGACTATTTGTTAATTACAAGAGCTGAAAGCGGCAATTTGTGTGAATATTACCCTATTAAATTGTGTCACCACTACATAcgaaaatttaaattattttattgattacACTTTTAGTTTACTAGGAGTACTAATTATATTATGTCTTCAACATCTACTTCTACTGATGTCTTCTGCGATTATCAATAGGTAAGCAATTTTAAGCAGATGGAGATCAATTACAGAAGAACAGAAAACATCAGTGGAAATTTCCTGGTAatgtactcttttttttttttttttttttttttttttttttttttttttttttaaggggttCTTTTATAGTCCACAGAAGACCTTTACAATAATTAGTGCTAGTAAATGAGGTCGAAGCGAATTTAGACGGGTTAAAAACGTGTTAGACATAAATAGATAAAATATCCGACCTGCCCCTCACTACAAAAAACACTGCCTTTTCCGAAGGAGAAAATCGACAGACAAAATAGGTAAAATGTCGAAGAAGGCCCTCAATTCGATAAAACTAAATTATACCGATTTTTCCCGACATCCTATTTAAAACGGATAAAAAATGGATCGAGTGACGAATATTATAATTTATAGGTATCCATATCTATATATGGCTTGTTGAATAATGTCATAATTGTGGGTGTTTGATCGTATTGTAGGGCAATGAAGGTAGCTCAAGACAATTTCAAGAAATGCAGAAAGTAGAAAGAGGCAATgtatctttagaaaataatggCTATACagacttgaagaagaaaggactATGTCTTGTGCCTTTATCTATGTTCGTCAACTACCAGGGctgatttttctctctctccatGTAAAAATCTTGCTTTACTTTTAaaggacatatatatacaagatgattataaaatatagtgaaaagtgctttcatttcatttaagaGCTTAACTAAGAAAGattacacttttatttatttaattatttcttcaatGCGTCCTTTACGTGTGggtttgattaatttttttaggGGTCAAGCATGTGAAAATTCCTTTTATAATGGATGGTAAGACGCGAATTCAGGACCTCTTTCTATTCTAATATCATGTTTAAATGTGTGACCATATAAGTTTTATGTGCTTAATTATGCCTTCAACACTATTACACAATATTATCCTAAAGGCGTAAAggattattttttcttatttaaggTCCCAATGTTTAATTGGTATAGTTTGTCTTCTGAGAAACTTAATTTTAAGTGATAGAAGAAAATCGGCAAAATACATTAGTTTTTGATTGGTGAATATTATTTTCTCATACTTCCTGATAATTTTTTGACGTTGGTTGACAACTTGACATAGATTAATATGACAGTTTTTGTTTAGGTCGAATTCTAGTTTATACTAATTCAATCACTTGTTGAATTTGATCCTTTCTAATCATTGTAATTAGTTTCAATGGaataaaagaacaagattaatatGTTGGTGCTTAAAAGCCAAGGAACCCTTATAAAACTAAAACAAAAGGTCGTTTCTTTAgagttcttttttttcccccctaaCTAAACATACTTATTTTCCATAGATAAATTTTTTAACATGGTTATTGAAAAACTGATTTTCCTTCAAACTTTCTGCGGCAATTTTAGTTCACGAGTAACCAAAAGTCATGAGTTGTTAGTACATTGGCTAGAAAAGAAGCTAGGATcgaaattctatcttattttatttccaaGGAATTTACTAATATGAATTTTAAGAATTTTCATGCCTTCATAAAGCTTCATGTTGAAAAGAATATGTTACCAGATGAAAATTGTGAATTACCCCAGTCGCATTTACTATCATATTTAGCTGCAAAAAAGTTAGTAAAAAGGTAAAAAGGAAAGGTCTAAATTCACTGATGCACTATATGAAACTATTCAATATTGTCTtccttcacatttttttttgtctattcaTACTATATGAAACTATTCAATATTGTCTTCCTTCACAATTCATCTTAAATCATCTAAATAGTTATCCTTGATATTAATAAAGCTCTTccatgaaataaaagaactatACGTGTCCAAATTTGAGCAAAAAGGTCTAAATCGCCCCACAATCTGCTTAGTCTAGTTCGACTCGAACTTCTGCCATGTCAAACTTTCTGACCTGCTTAAATACAAACCGATATTATTTTGTATTGTACCCTTACTTTTGACTAGGGTTTAAAATTATCCTCGAGTTACGTTAGAACTCCATtaaagttaagggcaaaattaacCCCCcactcaccccccccccccaccaccacacacacaaaTGATAGGAATATTATTAAACCAAAAGTTGCTCAATTTCAAATAGTACAAGGTAAAATTTGACCCTttcaccaaaataaaaaagaaataaaaaaatagaaaagtttAGCATGGTAGGTTTAATAATGAATGGATTTGGAACTtagtttaatgtcatttttcaGTTTAAATAGTCAGAAAACTGATTATAGATAATTAGAATAAGACCCCTCCATGTGCATACACATTTAGCAGGTGAGCAtggtgaaaaattattttctcatacttcttgataagtttttgaagtTGGTTGACAACTTGGCATAGATTAAAATGACAGTTTTTGTTTAGGTCGAATTCTAGTTTATACTAATTCATGCACTTGTTGAATTTGATCCTTTCTAATCATTGTAATTAGTTTCAATGGaataaaagaacaagattaatatCTTGGTGCTTAAAAGCCAAGGAACCCTTATAAAACATAAACAAAAGGTCGATTTCTTTAAAGTTCTTTTAACACAAAAATTCTTTAGACCCATACCCAAACATACTTATTTTCCATAGAATAGTAAAAAGCAAACTCGGAAAAGCAACTGGataagaatttttttaacatGGTTATTGAAAAACAGATTTTCCTTCAAACTTTCTGCGGCAATTTTAGTTCACGAGTAACCAAAAGTCATGAGTTGTTAGTACATTGGCTAGAAAAGAAGCTAGGATCGAAATTCTATTAGaatcttattttatttccaaGGAATTTACTGATATGAATTTTAAGAATTTTCATACCTTCATAAAGCTTCATGTTGAAAAGAATATGTTACTAGATGAAAATTGTGAATTACTCCAGTCGCATTTACTATCATATTTAGCTGCAAAAAAGTTggtaaaaaggtaaaaaggAAAGGTCTAAAATCACCGATGCACTATATGAAACTATTCAATATTGTCCTCCTTTACATTTTTTTGTCTATTCATATACCCTTAAATCATCTCGTAGTTATCCTTGATATTAATAAAGCTCTTccatgaaataaaagaactatACGTGTCCAAATTTGAGCAAAAAGGTCTAAATCGCCCCACAATGCCTTGATACAGTTAAATCTAGAACTTATGTCAAACCTTTTGACCTGCTTAAATACAAACCGATATTATTTTGTATTGTACCCTTACTTTTGACTAGGGTTTAAAATTATCTTCGAGTTACGTTAGAACTCCATtaaagttaagggcaaaattaacCCCCCCCACCACACACAAATGATAGGAATATTATTAAACCAAAAGTTGCTCAATTCAAATAGTACAAGGTAAAATTTGACCCTttcaccaaaataaaaaagaaataaaaaaatagaaaagtttAGCATGGCAGGTTTAATAATGAATGGATTTGGAACTtagtttaatgtcatttttcaGTTTAAATAGTCAGAAAACTGATTATAGATAATTAATTAGAATAAGACCCCTCCATGTGCATACACATTTAGCAGGTGAGCATGGTGACATCGGATATAACTCGCCATTAATTCCTCAAGTTTACTACTTGTCacattcttttttattatttctcgAGTTCCCTACTTCTTCTTCTGTCTATATTGAAAATTGATTTAGATATAGTCCGTATGTTGCTGACATATTAGCAACAAATGGACTATAATTATATAATACTACAACTACTCTAACGATAATGTCCAATATATTTGTGAAAATACCAAACAAAATAACTTGCAGGTCTGCACATTATAGAATAGCTACTGGAtagcattttaaaaaaatattatcaaagtGTCACGACCAAAATCCTTGAGCCATGAAGGGACATAGAGAACGGCTACCCAAtaggctattttttttctttaacaacttaagtattcttaaaaaaaaaaaaaaaaaaaaaaaaaaaaaaaaaaaaaaatcaagtgcatgtaataataatattaaattcTCATAAAAAACGGAAGTCATAAATAAAGGTGCAAGTCTAAAGTCACGAGCATCTATACAAAAATGGAATACAAGTTCAAGGCATAATTAACCCAAATACAACtgagagcctgtttggatgagcttaacaaaagcagcttataagctgctttagataagctaagccaaacgggcccaattatttttttgggcttattttaagcataaaatgacATATAAgttggccagccaaacactcaaaaaagctgaaaacaacgtacaagctgttttcagcaacttataagccaatccaaacgggctctgaatactctctctgtttcaatttatgtgaacccttTACTATTTGGAGAGTCTACGAGGTGGTCTTTGACCActtttctttacattttttctaaattattttaataataaattattatgacttatagtacttttaatgtagtttctaaatatataaattttatttttacaaatttgaaaaatctATATCAAAATTTAAGATTAAAGTTATAATGTTTGATCCTCGTACTCCGAaaagattcacataaattgaaacagagaaagTAATAAAAAGATAACGAATAAATATCACCACGGATTAATGTGGTAGGCTCACCTCAACATGATACAAAAGCTGCCTCGAACAAGCTACACTATCATCGTACCCAAAATCTCACCAATTATGCACGTGAAATGTGCTCAGTCGTATATAGCAACTAGTGAATctatccgcgcttcgcgcggttatgaataaaattaaagaatttattaaatatctactatatatacgtATCTAAATTAAATTCTATAAACTATCtgatatcaatttttttccagttagctgcacaaaatttcaaaatatatacatacaaacatTAGTTCTATAGATTGTAATTACTTATTTTGATGAAAGGAGTAGTATCAATGGCAAAGAAAAGTAGATCTTTAATTTGTTCTTCCATCTTCTTCCcgtatacaaaataaaaattctttacTCTTTTTAAGTACATGCCTACAAAGTAGAAATAAAAATTTAGGGTGGATGGGTGATGAAGTTAATGGAATAAGAGGTTATATGTTGAAACTGCAATTTATTGTATTAAGTTGCAAGTATAATTTTTCGTTTTGATTTCCTCTCTTTTATCGGAGTACTTAATTCTCCATGCATACAATGATTTCTTAATAAAGACTTTTGAGCTTTCACGCTATATCTTATTATTACATCTGTTTACTATAATCTTTTATACATTAAATAAATATGTTTAGGAGTATAAAAACGAAAGACACAAGATTTATGGAtagcaattaagagtagaaattaCGTTTATCAATTATAGTCTTAATTTTGATAAACATCTCGTttgaaaaaataacttttttaatacaaccaaatacaaaaatattttccaaatggAGTGAGTAATCTTCTCTATGCTAGTCACAACTCACAAGGTGAAAGAAATGAATTTTCAGCATTATAAGAAAACTctctataaaaattaaaatatgttgTTTCTATTAATtagaatttcaatttttttcatcatgtagcaaaaattttaaaatagcaGCGAAAATCTACCATAGTAAAAATAACACAAGAACCAACTACAACTAAACATAACGAAATACGcgtgtgtttatatatataagaaaaaaaaaaaaaagagagagagaatgtcTCATTATCGGGTTTCTCTTTCCCAGCCTTTTGATTTGCCTTTCTTGTCCTCTCATCCCATTACGttttcaaaatacaactttaagaaaaaaagaggaagcaGGGAGgtgtaattaaaagaatttaaaaaagcATTTTTTAAGTTCTTCAATAGAGTACATAAATAGAGAAACTAAGGAAGAGGGAGGGTTAGCCAAAGAGAAAAAATTacgataataataatttaatcatagACTCTACACCATCTTCTTCTGAATTTGCTcaattttctttgcttttctatCTTCCTCTTATCTCagctttcttcttcatccctaCAAGCACAAATCGGGAATATAATTATAAGAAGTTGTTACTGCCCAAATCAggaatatacttataagaagTTGTTACTTACTCTGAAAAGCTTAAATGGATATTTCACCTTAAACACCTGATATCAGATTTTGAAACTTTAAAGTGACACcgcccaccccccccccccccccccaaaaaaaaagagaaaaaatatttacagtTTAAGTAATCATACCTTGGTAGATAATTTGGCATTGTGATTTTGTTGGTCGTGATAGGTTGTAAAAGCACAAGCAACTCttcatatatagaaaataaacaaattttgttgagtatatcatatcaaagacatctATTTTCTcagtctcaatttatgtgacacttttcgcttttcgaatTTCAATTTATCGATCAACATTTTAACATGTACTTTTTCATCGTATTGACATGAAAAGAAATGCAACTTGTAGTACTTCTcgtatagtttttgaatatataaattttaattttaaaatattgaattaatgtAGTACAAGTTAGCTCAAAGTCAAATTGACTTTTGGAAGACCAAAAAAGCTACACAAACATTTTAAACTATGTAACTTCTATCAACATGTTAATATTAATGTGTATTTTTTCATTGTatt
It includes:
- the LOC132029289 gene encoding vascular-related unknown protein 1-like; the protein is MNQSENRSSTNEDVQEESGWTTYLEDFSLMNNQRENYRSSCYSHEDDNHSFGHNSLLSDAASNAAWKNYCNTTNYNQVIGNECSPKKLNLKKLPRNKKINDPDLEDTASSPVNSPKVSNFKQMEINYRRTENISGNFLGNEGSSRQFQEMQKVERGNVSLENNGYTDLKKKGLCLVPLSMFVNYQG